The following proteins come from a genomic window of Pirellula staleyi DSM 6068:
- a CDS encoding HlyD family efflux transporter periplasmic adaptor subunit, translating to MKKPQHLTLRNSLLSIAGIGLGLMTTLHLQGQSPAAAVAPAATAPSAAVPSTAVPSAAPQTPAAKPASTPPTNLLPPSPAATAPSLSAPAASAPRTANKIPAKQPNFTGPGVVVVPHGLVTAFDDIRVPAREPGTLMSLVVKGGESVLEGDILGELDNRDALAKRKIAEGELSVATTQAESTAELEAAQKAAEVSKIEMDQNIQIRAKNPDAVSDLDMRRSRFQFDRALAQIKVAEVDRVVAQLTTVVKSTQVEAADNEIQRRRIAAPQKGVVVEVFKKVGEWVQPGEPILRLVRLDRVRVEGFVLADEATPSEVAGKPVEVTVHLSRGKTEVVRGVIDFVSPIVEGTGRSRQFRVWAEVENRLLEGHYVIQPGASADLRIDKTYVGTYGVPTTEAKPNSAAPSSAVPSSAAPGNAAGGAPAAPSNWKPVTAPGKPAPAPAKPAAPGTSAQATPPSEPAGKPIAATPSTTETTTLKPVVESPAGAPGIGSGAFAPAATGQIPGVKRDAVPAPTAPAAPTTPPPAAPIK from the coding sequence TTGAAAAAACCACAACACCTCACGCTGCGAAACTCGCTCTTGTCGATCGCCGGCATCGGACTGGGGCTGATGACAACGCTTCACCTGCAAGGCCAATCGCCTGCGGCTGCCGTAGCACCAGCGGCGACTGCTCCGAGCGCTGCTGTGCCAAGCACTGCAGTTCCGAGCGCTGCGCCGCAAACGCCTGCTGCGAAGCCAGCGAGCACTCCTCCGACCAATCTGCTTCCACCCAGCCCTGCAGCCACGGCCCCTTCGCTGAGCGCACCTGCAGCAAGCGCCCCGCGCACGGCAAACAAAATTCCGGCCAAACAGCCGAACTTCACCGGTCCCGGCGTGGTGGTGGTTCCGCACGGTCTGGTGACTGCGTTTGACGACATTCGTGTTCCTGCTCGCGAGCCTGGCACGCTGATGTCGCTCGTGGTGAAGGGGGGCGAGTCGGTGCTCGAGGGAGATATCCTGGGAGAACTCGACAATCGCGATGCCCTGGCTAAACGAAAAATCGCCGAAGGGGAATTGAGCGTCGCCACGACACAAGCCGAGAGTACCGCTGAACTCGAAGCGGCTCAAAAAGCGGCCGAAGTTTCGAAGATCGAAATGGATCAGAACATCCAGATTCGGGCCAAGAATCCCGACGCGGTGAGCGATCTCGACATGCGTCGTTCGCGCTTCCAGTTCGACCGAGCACTAGCACAAATCAAAGTGGCCGAGGTCGATCGCGTTGTCGCGCAGCTCACCACCGTGGTGAAAAGCACGCAGGTCGAAGCGGCTGATAACGAAATCCAGCGCCGCCGCATCGCCGCACCGCAAAAGGGTGTGGTGGTGGAAGTTTTCAAGAAGGTGGGTGAGTGGGTTCAGCCTGGCGAACCGATCTTGCGACTCGTACGCCTCGATCGCGTCCGTGTGGAAGGTTTTGTTCTCGCCGACGAGGCCACTCCATCGGAGGTGGCTGGTAAGCCCGTGGAAGTAACCGTACATCTGTCGCGCGGTAAGACGGAAGTGGTGCGCGGCGTGATCGACTTTGTGAGCCCGATTGTCGAAGGGACCGGACGCAGCCGCCAGTTCCGTGTCTGGGCTGAAGTCGAGAATCGTCTGCTCGAAGGTCACTATGTGATTCAGCCCGGTGCGAGCGCCGACCTGCGTATCGATAAGACATACGTCGGCACCTACGGAGTCCCCACGACCGAAGCCAAGCCAAATTCGGCGGCTCCGAGCAGCGCAGTCCCCAGTAGCGCAGCTCCTGGCAATGCTGCTGGTGGTGCGCCAGCTGCTCCATCGAACTGGAAGCCTGTCACGGCTCCCGGCAAGCCAGCCCCAGCTCCTGCGAAACCGGCCGCCCCTGGAACCTCGGCTCAGGCGACCCCTCCGAGTGAGCCAGCGGGCAAGCCAATCGCGGCCACACCTTCCACCACCGAGACCACCACGCTCAAGCCGGTGGTTGAAAGCCCCGCCGGTGCGCCAGGAATTGGTAGCGGCGCATTTGCCCCTGCAGCTACGGGCCAGATTCCAGGTGTGAAGCGCGACGCTGTTCCCGCACCAACAGCTCCAGCGGCACCGACTACTCCGCCGCCCGCTGCCCCCATCAAATAA
- a CDS encoding GAF domain-containing protein produces the protein MATGQSQVSSETIEKTKQQIRGLVGEVAQICKSDMTPEEFHAAFLQRVVQALAAVGGAIWVLGEAKKPELSYQINLTPNLLDSGCDDAQKHYRLLDYIIASNQPQLVPPLSGAGDERMGGNPTRQLLVIHPLGHDDQVEALIEIFQRPNSPPATQRGYLQFLRQMCEMASEWFKNRRLKQFSDRHSLWAQADSFSRAAHESLDVRETCYTIVNEGRRLLGCDRVSIALKHGSSCTIEAVSGQDTLDNRSNVVTLLGKLATRVVATGEPLWYYGSTEDMPPQIETAVEEYVDQSYTKSLAVIPIRKPKSADAAAGTTTPSESEKKGELIGAIIVEQIESEIPREVLLPRLDLVYEHSSRALTNAIDHNSLFLMPVWKTLGKAGWVVQARQLPKTLTITGIVLAVLLALAVIQTDFDMRAKGTLQPISKADIFVPQRGVVTEVLVDNGTLVEEGQVLLKMRSDELPLQIAEVEGQLLAAREELAAVRDRVTNTGRQVTEQERARDQAQMSRVQVQVESLDERLQLLLDRKKQLTVVSPKRGRVITWDTKKSLQNRPVEVGQLLMTIAEEGTDYELELYMPEKRIDHIVRYRNQIKKDDPSQELAVDYILMTDPGTYHYGKVTQIDPVAETHEEHGQIVRIKVSTDTELNTPYPGATVTANVNCGKASLGWAKLHEAWEWAEANLFF, from the coding sequence ATGGCAACGGGACAATCTCAGGTCAGCAGCGAGACCATCGAAAAAACCAAGCAGCAGATTCGTGGCTTGGTGGGCGAGGTTGCGCAGATCTGCAAGAGCGACATGACCCCCGAAGAGTTCCACGCCGCATTCTTGCAGCGCGTGGTGCAAGCGCTCGCCGCTGTGGGTGGCGCGATTTGGGTGCTTGGTGAAGCGAAGAAGCCCGAGCTGTCGTATCAAATCAATCTCACGCCGAACTTGCTCGATAGTGGCTGCGACGATGCGCAAAAGCACTATCGCTTGCTCGACTACATCATCGCCAGCAATCAGCCGCAGCTGGTCCCCCCGCTCTCCGGCGCGGGCGACGAGCGGATGGGTGGCAATCCGACCCGTCAACTGCTGGTGATTCATCCCCTGGGACACGACGACCAGGTGGAAGCGCTAATCGAAATTTTCCAGCGCCCCAATTCGCCACCAGCCACGCAGCGCGGCTATTTGCAGTTCCTGCGGCAGATGTGCGAGATGGCGTCGGAGTGGTTCAAGAATCGCCGCCTCAAGCAGTTCTCCGATCGACACTCCCTCTGGGCGCAGGCCGATAGTTTTTCACGCGCCGCGCACGAAAGTCTCGACGTTCGCGAAACCTGCTACACCATCGTCAACGAAGGTCGACGCTTGCTCGGCTGCGACCGTGTCAGCATCGCCCTCAAACATGGAAGCAGCTGCACCATCGAAGCGGTGAGTGGTCAAGACACACTCGACAACCGCTCGAACGTCGTCACGCTGCTGGGCAAACTTGCCACGCGCGTCGTCGCCACTGGCGAGCCGCTGTGGTATTACGGTTCGACTGAGGATATGCCGCCGCAAATCGAAACCGCAGTGGAGGAGTACGTCGATCAGTCGTACACCAAATCGCTCGCGGTGATTCCGATTCGCAAACCGAAATCAGCCGATGCTGCCGCCGGAACCACCACCCCCAGTGAGTCGGAAAAGAAGGGGGAACTGATCGGCGCAATCATCGTCGAGCAGATCGAAAGCGAGATCCCGCGCGAAGTCCTCCTGCCACGTCTCGACCTGGTCTACGAACACTCGTCGCGGGCCCTCACCAACGCCATCGATCACAACAGTTTGTTCCTGATGCCAGTCTGGAAAACGCTTGGCAAAGCAGGCTGGGTGGTGCAGGCGCGACAGCTTCCCAAAACACTCACCATCACCGGCATTGTGCTGGCGGTGCTATTGGCACTAGCGGTCATTCAGACCGATTTCGACATGCGTGCGAAGGGAACTTTGCAGCCGATTTCGAAGGCCGACATTTTTGTGCCGCAGCGCGGTGTTGTCACCGAAGTGCTGGTCGACAACGGCACGCTGGTGGAAGAGGGGCAAGTGCTGCTGAAGATGCGGAGCGATGAGCTGCCGCTGCAGATTGCCGAGGTCGAAGGTCAGCTTCTCGCCGCGCGCGAAGAACTCGCTGCCGTGCGCGACCGCGTGACCAACACCGGTCGTCAGGTTACCGAACAAGAACGCGCCCGCGATCAAGCGCAGATGTCGCGCGTCCAAGTGCAAGTGGAAAGCCTCGACGAGCGCTTGCAGTTGCTGCTCGATCGCAAAAAACAGCTCACCGTCGTAAGCCCCAAACGGGGCCGCGTGATCACCTGGGATACGAAAAAATCTCTGCAGAATCGCCCTGTTGAAGTTGGTCAGCTGCTGATGACGATTGCCGAAGAAGGGACCGACTACGAGCTCGAGCTCTACATGCCCGAGAAGCGGATCGATCACATCGTTCGCTATCGCAACCAGATCAAAAAAGACGATCCTTCGCAGGAACTGGCGGTCGACTACATCCTGATGACCGATCCCGGGACCTATCACTACGGCAAGGTGACGCAGATCGATCCGGTGGCTGAAACGCACGAAGAGCATGGCCAAATTGTGCGCATCAAAGTGAGTACCGATACCGAACTCAACACCCCTTATCCGGGCGCGACGGTCACGGCTAATGTGAACTGCGGCAAGGCGTCGCTCGGCTGGGCCAAGCTGCACGAAGCTTGGGAATGGGCCGAAGCGAATCTGTTCTTCTAG